The Drosophila innubila isolate TH190305 chromosome 3R unlocalized genomic scaffold, UK_Dinn_1.0 2_E_3R, whole genome shotgun sequence genome has a segment encoding these proteins:
- the LOC117791427 gene encoding uncharacterized protein LOC117791427 → MLSVCSTALAITLVIYVCFHAVNCEHVVITAPEHILFGSTVNVTATLYDGNKVADKGEYSFNWKASGGRKEEIETSEPISNWTVKYPRDVTKLGTHRLDVEVKKKTFILWPVVAENSVKFELVDSLTGSLELIQNEKVRKQDFVSTKDVVNHSIDLWPADYKYLMENHYYVNTYWFENCTYLGMSHAYDYQAMYPEADQYFNIGVLVVASPNAPPEPIPSTTTTTTTTTTTTTTTTTTTSTTTPATTTSTTPATTTPSTTTTPATTTTTIKPKQFRSKRDLNQTMHKNAALLGFNLTDARQKQLQMNNNNSTLNTSLALVNPLGVRKLKLLPVPPPPYNCINGNIIAKDVNNTYGFFERRIVSKKPISDFGTSGKNWVQHWELINLQVNCKGSAPFEVCITVFNAPYNATGNETCGLYIKYDKCDINYERYFSDSKTILFFIRNEVSESVNQVTINIYEAKRQSQLSVVVVPIACTLVAVCLVIFGVAYYMQSRNRFTVEVADFNFGDTQSVDMEYKTFQQRLIDSIRDAWPWQRWRRYSQSTTDLIADQPSNSGGFSDNAGEVDSSLRYNTFN, encoded by the exons ATGCTTAGCGTGTGCAGTACAGCACTAGCAATAACTTTAGTAATCTACGTTTGTTTTCATGCAG tTAATTGTGAACACGTTGTTATAACGGCACCAGAACATATCCTATTCGGATCGACAGTAAATGTTACCGCCACACTGTACGATGGTAATAAAGTGGCTGACAAAGGCGAATACTCTTTCAACTGGAAAGCGAGTGGTGGCCGGAAAGAG GAAATTGAAACGTCCGAACCGATCAGTAATTGGACCGTCAAGTATCCAAGGGATGTGACAAAACTAGGAACTCATCGTTTGGATGTCGAAGTTAAGAAGAAGACATTTATATTGTGGCCAGTTGTGGCTGAAAATTCAGTGAAATTTGAATTGGTTGACTCCCTGACTGGCAGCCTGGAGcttatacaaaatgaaaaggtGCGCAAACAGGATTTTGTGTCCACAAAGGATGTGGTTAATCATAGCATTGACCTGTGGCCGGctgattataaatatttgatggaAAATCATTATTATGTCAATACCTATTGGTTCGAAAATTGTACATATCTGGGCATGTCGCATGCCTATGACTATCAAGCAATGTATCCCGAGGCTgatcaatattttaatattggaGTTCTAGTGGTGGCATCACCAAATGCACCACCAGAGCCAATCccatctacaacaacaacgactacaacaacaaccacaacgactacaacaaccacaactacAACTAGCACTACCACACCAGCAACTACAACGTCAACCactccagcaacaacaactccatcaactacaacaactccagcaacaactacaacaacaattaaaccTAAACAGTTTCGTTCGAAGCGTGACTTGAACCAAACAATGCATAAAAATGCAGCGCTGCTTGGTTTCAATTTAACAGATGCACGGCAAAAACAACTCCagatgaacaacaacaacagcactttGAACACATCTTTAGCATTGGTAAATCCCTTAGGAGTGCGCAAACTAAAGCTGTTACCTGTTCCGCCCCCTCCCTACAATTGTATCAATGGCAATATAATCGCCAAGGATGTGAACAACACTTACGGCTTCTTCGAACGGCGTATAGTGTCCAAAA AGCCCATCTCCGATTTTGGCACCAGCGGCAAGAACTGGGTTCAGCACTGGGAGCTGATTAATCTACAAGTCAATTGCAAGGGCTCAGCGCCATTTGAAGTCTGTATTACGGTGTTTAATG CGCCGTACAATGCAACAGGCAACGAGACTTGCGGCCTATATATAAAGTACGACAAATGTGACATTAACTATGAGCGCTACTTTTCGGACAGCAAGACAATTCTGTTTTTCATACGCAACGAAGTATCTGAGAGCGTAAATCAGGTGACCATTAATATCTATGAAG CCAAACGACAGTCGCAGCTTTCGGTTGTCGTCGTGCCCATTGCCTGCACATTGGTCGCCGTTTGTCTAGTTATCTTTGGAGTGGCCTACTACATGCAGAGCCGTAATCG GTTTACGGTAGAGGTGGCTGATTTCAATTTTGGTGACACGCAATCGGTGGACATGGAATACAAGACATTCCAGCAGCGATTAATTGATAGCATACGCGACGCGTGGCCATGGCAGAGATGGCGTCGTTATTCGCAGTCTACCACGGATCTCATTGCTGATCAGCCATCCAATTCAGGCGGATTTAGCGATAATGCTGGCGAAGTGGACAGCAGCTTGCGCTACAATACGTTCAATTAA
- the LOC117790941 gene encoding elongin-B, producing the protein MDVFLMIRRQKTTIFTDAKENTSVVELKRMIEGILKVPPGDQRLYNQDNDIMEDDNTLQDYGVTVSTAKAQAPAQLGLMCRNEMGDFETLDITPYSAPPDLPEVMKNQEASNGQEQVA; encoded by the exons ATG GACGTGTTTCTAATGATCAGAAGGCAAAAGACAACCATCTTTACGGATGCAAAGGAAAACACATCAGTTGTTGAACTGAAACGCATGATCGAAG GCATCTTGAAAGTGCCACCAGGCGATCAGCGATTATATAATCAGGACAACGATATCATGGAGGACGATAACACGTTGCAGGACTACGGCGTTACAGTATCAACGGCAAAGGCGCAAGCTCCGGCGCAACTGGGCTTGATGTGCAG GAACGAGATGGGTGATTTTGAGACGCTTGACATCACACCGTATTCAGCACCGCCGGATTTGCCCGAAGTGATGAAGAATCAAGAGGCCTCAAATGGACAGGAACAAGTCGCATAA
- the LOC117790940 gene encoding esterase GA18864, producing MTNTDTETAGSSRATGGASTSSTAKVEITEKVRVLCLHGYRQDADSFKNKLGSFRKFAGKYADFVFISAPHVAAPLEPNAETVEQQRSWWANKDDGTFKGTNKGGPAYGFQDSLRAVEEAWKTQGPFQGLLGFSQGACFVGLICGLAKKKLTSIRPEFAVLSSGFISGSLVHMSAYEERITIPTLHVYGLTDEIIPKDMSESLAAHFKNVEVLEHNGGHYFPATAQQKQTYINFFQDRLQEYLEHLELQQSSNASFIDSAEEEEAEAEEDDGGVTDANDAEVAAVTAAAGSGMDDSD from the exons atgacGAACACCGACACAGAAACTGCTGGCTCAAGCCGTGCCACCGGCGGCGCCTCTACGTCATCCACAGCCAAAGTGGAAATCACGGAAAAAGTGCGCGTTCTTTGTCTGCACGGATATCGGCAAGATG CTgattcatttaaaaacaaattgggCTCATTTCGCAAGTTTGCCGGTAAATATGCCGACTTTGTGTTCATCTCAGCGCCTCACGTAGCGGCGCCTCTGGAACCGAATGCGGAGACCGTGGAGCAGCAGCGCAGTTGGTGGGCCAACAAGGATGATGGCACATTTAAGGGCACCAACAAGGGCGGACCTGCCTACGGTTTCCAGGACAGCTTGCGTGCCGTTGAAGAGGCTTGGAAAACTCAAGGACCATTCCAAGGACTCTTGGGCTTCTCACAAGGCGCCTGCTTTGTGGGCCTAATATGCGGTCTGGCCAAGAAGAAGT TGACCTCAATTCGTCCGGAGTTTGCAGTACTCAGCTCCGGATTTATATCCGGCAGTTTGGTTCATATGAGCGCCTATGAGGAACGCATAACGATTCCAACTCTGCATGTTTACGGCTTGACGGACGAGATTATTCCCAAGGATATGAGCGAATCTCTGGCGGCACACTTTAAGAATGTTGAGGTGCTTGAACACAATGGTGGTCATTATTTTCCGGCCACGGCCCAGCAGAAGCAAACGTACATCAACTTTTTCCAAGATCGCCTGCAGGAGTATCTAGAGCATTTGGAGCTGCAGCAGAGCAGCAATGCATCGTTTATCGATAGCgccgaggaggaggaggcagaggcagaggagGACGATGGCGGTGTGACGGATGCCAATGATGCTGAAGTGGCTGCAGTGACGGCAGCGGCGGGTTCAGGCATGGATGATAGTGATTAA
- the LOC117792030 gene encoding signal recognition particle 14 kDa protein encodes MVLLDNSNFILRLEKIANDAKKDSSFTITFKRYDGHDRPVPREGKKPLPKPKTYMCLMRAQSKSKKISTVVRQEDVPTIMAMYTQFMKSKMDGLKRVKKVKSKAKATKA; translated from the exons ATGGTTTTGCTAGATAATTCAAac TTCATACTGCGTCTAGAGAAGATTGCAAATGATGCAAAAAAGGATTCATCATTTACCATCACGTTTAAACGCT ACGATGGACATGATCGACCCGTGCCGCGGGAAGGAAAGAAACCGctgccaaaaccaaaaacctaCATGTGTTTAATGCGTGCACAGTCAAAGTCGAAAAag atttccACAGTTGTTCGCCAGGAAGATGTTCCCACTATTATGGCAATGTACACACAGTTCATGAAGAGCAAAATGGATGGCCTTAAGCGTGTAAAGAAAGTCAAAAGCAAGGCCAAGGCGACAAAAGCATAa
- the LOC117791595 gene encoding septin-2, which translates to MSAEVDFVNKKEVHLRTLKQSGHVGFDSLPDQLVNKSVQNGFVFNVMCIGETGLGKSTLMDTLFNTSFESTPSPHTLPSVKLKAHTYELQESNVRLKLTICDTVGYGDQINKDDSFKAVVDYIDAQFENYLQEELKIKRSLVTCHDSRIHICLYFICPTGHGLKSLDLVCMKKLDSKVNIIPVIAKADTISKAELQRFKAKIIQELNTNGVHIYQFPTDDETVADTNSLMNTHIPFAVVGSTEFIKVGNKLIRARQYPWGTVQVENETHCDFVKLREMLIRTNMEDMREKTHTRHYELYRQKRLEQMGFSDVDSDNKPVSFQQTFEAKRSNHLAELQSKEEEVRQMFVQRVKEKEAELKESEKDLHLKFEKLKRDHAEEKRKLEESRKALEEDYLDFQRRKQQLATAHHTLTLGKSKKK; encoded by the exons atgtCGGCTGAAGTTGATTTTGTTAACAAAAAGGAAGTGCATTTACGCACCTTGAAGCAATCGGGACATGTGGGATTTGACAGTTTGCCTGATCAATTAGTTAACAAAAGCGTTCAAAACGGATTCGTTTTCAACGTCATGTGCATag GCGAAACTGGACTGGGAAAATCCACATTGATGGACACACTGTTCAACACGAGTTTTGAGTCGACGCCGAGTCCCCATACGTTGCCCAGTGTTAAATTGAAGGCCCACACATACGAGCTGCAGGAAAGCAATGTTCGACTTAAGCTGACGATTTGTGACACTGTCGGCTACGGCGACCAGATCAACAAGGACGATTCATTCAAGGCGGTCGTCGATTATATTGATGCCCAGTTCGAGAACTATTTGCAGGAGGAGCTGAAGATTAAGAGATCGCTTGTAACGTGCCATGACAGTCGCATCCACATCTGTTTGTATTTCATCTGTCCCACGGGACATGGCCTAAAGTCCCTGGACTTGGTGTGCATGAAGAAGCTGGATAGTAAGGTGAACATAATACCGGTGATTGCCAAAGCCGATACCATCTCCAAGGCGGAGCTACAGCGATTCAAGGCAAAGATCATTCAGGAGCTCAACACGAATGGTGTTCACATTTATCAGTTTCCCACTGATGATGAAACTGTAGCGGACACCAACAGTCTGATGAATACTCATATTCCATTCGCCGTTGTCGGCAGCACCGAATTTATTAAGGTGGGCAATAAACTGATTCGTGCTCGGCAATATCCCTGGGGCACCGTTCAGGTAGAGAACGAGACACACTGCGATTTTGTGAAGCTGCGTGAAATGCTCATTCGCACAAATATGGAGGATATGCGTGAgaagacacacacacgacaTTATGAGCTGTACCGACAGAAGCGGCTCGAGCAGATGGGCTTCAGCGATGTGGACAGCGATAATAAGCCAGTTTCGTTCCAGCAAACATTCGAAGCGAAGCGCTCCAATCATTTGGCTGAGCTGCAATCCAAAGAGGAGGAAGTGCGTCAGATGTTTGTGCAGCGCGTTAAGGAGAAGGAGGCCGAACTCAAGGAGAGTGAGAAAGACTTGCATCTCAAGTTTGAAAAGCTAAAGCGCGATCATGCCGAGGAGAAGCGTAAGCTTGAAGAATCTCGTAAGGCGCTCGAAGAGGACTATCTTGACTTTCAGAGGCGCAAACAGCAGCTGGCCACAGCACATCATACACTGACGCTGGGCAAAAGCAAGAAGAAGTAG
- the LOC117792029 gene encoding uncharacterized protein LOC117792029, with the protein MFLNDIGQPLILDHRKTYGPYEQHDGPLILTAAAFQDHVYPKNWCGQVFGSADDVARFQSTVADATQAYTYNVLTPNEPFQMEYKKIKNTLTLIPTDPNTRLYYLKNDYIRALWVDNLSGYLDFIPKAGTSFQRALSIGIDVIYIDDLCYMSDEDWTEAQRENIYALVELLRPKYLYGLRQDKLPKSLLDLCAQKGALEWD; encoded by the exons atgtttttaaatgatattggACAGCCCTTAATATTAGATCATCGAAAGACATATGGGCCTTACGAACAA CACGACGGACCGTTGATACTGACAGCAGCCGCATTTCAGGACCACGTATATCCTAAAAATTGGTGTGGACAAGTTTTCGGTTCTGCAGACGATGTAGCCCGGTTCCAGAGCACCGTAGCCGACGCCACCCAAGCATACACATATAATGTGCTTACCCCAAACGAACCGTTCCAAATGGAATACAAGAAAATCAAGAATACTTTGACTTTGATACCAACGGATCCCAATACACGTTTATATTACCTGAAAA ATGACTATATAAGAGCCTTATGGGTTGACAACTTGTCCGGGTATTTGGACTTTATTCCTAAGGCTGGAACGTCGTTTCAACGCGCCTTAAGCATCGGTATAGATGTCATCTATATTGACGATTTATGCTATATGTCAGACGAGGATTGGACAGAGGCACAAAGGGAGAACATTTACGCGCTGGTTGAACTTCTTAGACCAAAGTACTTGTATGGATTACGACAGGATAAATTACCTAAAAGTCTTCTTGATCTGTGTGCTCAGAAAGGTGCACTTGAATGGGATTGA
- the LOC117790059 gene encoding signal recognition particle subunit SRP72 — translation MSKDTNPKEALIKAAYADVHKFGSNQEYDKAVKAVNRILGVAPEDQTALHCKVVCLMQLSKFDEAHKFIEKNRLNTVLIFEKSYCEYRLNKQLQALKTIDDAGLQPLPSKLKELRTQILYRLERYEDCLDSYKDIIKNTSDEYEDERRTNLSAVAANLALDKTKEVPDVPEDTYEQYFNSACIQSNRQKFVEAERKLRTSEKLCREFLEEEGASEEEIIEELDVIRVQLAYCLQQQGKIKEASVIYAECLRHKPKDAALVAVASNNAVVINKDQNVFDSKKKIRAAMAEACEPKLTSRQKQIIALNNCLLALYTSASDQVQQLTQKLVQSYPQVEFEALLIRCSQLAKDKKHKDAIEQLQKFAASHKTHEFVSKFAIIQLQLLQGNRKDAIETLLSLGEAKYKPGVVSALVSLYLGTDNKPAASAVLKSAVEWYKQNNVSSGDLSDMWRQAAEFHLRGGASETAASSLEELLKLKPNDMKVLAQLVIAYAQFNPKRALEISRRLPKLETLTTASEIDALEAANWVMSTKAVKKSANAKIEPSPSTPAAEKKNTNRKRKGKLPKNYNAEVAPDPERWLPKYERTGFRKKRGGARGKDVIKGSQGMATGAADQYDMSNRANLSKNSPATPVYQEPTPGPRQQHRKGGHKKKKGGRF, via the exons atgtcgAAAGACACAAATCCAAAAGAGGCGCTTATCAAAGCGGCCTATGCTGATGTACACAAGTTTGGCAGCAATCAAGAATACGATAAGGCGGTGAAAGCCGTTAATCGCA TTCTTGGAGTTGCACCTGAGGATCAAACGGCGCTGCACTGCAAAGTTGTGTGTCTAATGCAGTTGTCCAAGTTCGATGAAGCACACAAGTTCATCGAGAAGAATCGTCTCAATACAGTGCTGATCTTCGAGAAGTCCTACTGTGAGTACCGCCTCAACAAGCAGCTGCAGGCGCTGAAGACCATTGACGATGCTGGTCTGCAGCCACTGCCGTCCAAGCTGAAGGAGCTGCGCACGCAGATTTTGTACCGGCTGGAGCGCTACGAGGATTGTCTGGATTCCTATAAGGATATTATTAAGAATACTAGCGATGAGTACGAGGACGAGCGTCGTACAAATCTCAGTGCAGTGGCTGCTAACTTGGCCCTGGACAAGACAAAGGAAGTGCCGGATGTGCCAGAGGATACATACGAGCAGTACTTCAATAGCGCTTGCATACAGTCCAATCGTCAAAAGTTTGTGGAGGCGGAACGCAAGTTGCGCACCAGCGAGAAACTGTGCCGTGAGTTTCTCGAAGAGGAAGGCGCCAGCGAGGAGGAAATCATTGAAGAACTGGACGTTATACGCGTCCAGCTCGCCTACTGCCTGCAACAGCAGGGCAAGATTAAAGAAGCCAGCGTTATTTACGCTGAATGCTTGCGCCACAAGCCCAAGGATGCGGCTCTGGTTGCCGTGGCCAGCAACAACGCCGTGGTCATCAACAAGGATCAGAATGTCTTCGACTCAAAGAAGAAAATACGCGCTGCCATGGCTGAAGCCTGCGAACCGAAGCTAACATCACGTCAAAAGCAGATTATTGCTTTAAACAATTGTCTGCTAGCGCTTTATACAAGTGCCAGCGATCAGGTGCAGCAGTTGACACAGAAACTGGTGCAGAGCTATCCACAGGTGGAATTTGAGGCACTGCTCATACGCTGCAGCCAGCTGGCCAAGGACAAGAAGCACAAGGATGCCATCGAACAACTGCAGAAATTCGCAGCCTCTCACAAGACTCATGAGTTTGTCAGCAAGTTTGCCATCattcaactgcagctgcttcAG gGCAATCGCAAGGACGCCATCGAGACGCTGCTTTCCCTGGGAGAAGCCAAGTACAAGCCTGGCGTTGTCTCTGCCTTAGTCTCTCTCTACCTGGGCACAGACAATAAGCCAGCTGCATCTGCGGTCCTCAAGTCTGCTGTCGAGTGGTATAAGCAAAATAATGTGAGCAGCGGAGATTTGTCGGATATGTGGCGTCAGGCTGCCGAGTTCCATTTACGTGGGGGTGCCTCTGAGACCGCAGCCAGTTCCCTGGAGGAGCTGCTCAAGTTGAAGCCCAACGACATGAAGGTGCTGGCTCAGCTTGTAATTGCCTATGCACAGTTTAATCCCAAGCGTGCGCTTGAAATAAGTCGCAGATTACCAAAGCTTGAGACTTTGACCACTGCATCCGAAATCGATGCTCTTGAGGCTGCCAACTGGGTTATGTCCACAAAAGCCGTTAAGAAATCGGCTAATGCCAAGATCGAACCCTCGCCAAGCACGCCCGCAGCAGAGAAGAAGAACACAAATCGCAAACGAAAAGGAAAACTGCCCAAGAACTACAATGCCGAGGTGGCACCAGATCCTGAACGCTGGTTGCCCAAATACGAGCGTACTGGTTTCCGCAAGAAGCGTGGCGGTGCTCGTGGCAAGGACGTCATTAAGGGATCACAGGGCATGGCCACTGGAGCAGCTGATCAATA TGACATGTCGAATCGTGCCAATTTGAGTAAAAATTCACCAGCTACGCCAGTTTATCAGGAGCCCACACCCGGACCAAGGCAGCAGCATCGCAAGGGCGGtcacaagaagaagaagggcGGACGTTTCTAA
- the LOC117792836 gene encoding uncharacterized protein LOC117792836: MNESRIPLDKATLNDLLKPFKEFGIEIDEIDAHSQYGTKALYSLKNHIEDVKYKNFVKIIDDILKEIRAISVPYEQGFRSELLNGDNYEIETLANFADWALSFKSDSPSMTLHTLSYDLDGKSGVFYVVKTFKILAQGYEMFNEMCRSKQSTQQFLNTVYTDVALTQLKGHIMMESVEVILRLNSGDELTNFRNRTREKFRNYTTDVYNSLMEAMEAMEGQNRSVWRCDPDEHIPKVTYDEVTRLLQGYIENKVDLDTDGSCRKTCGYYQNARSQGCFKSYAKFCGQQPKCSGNVYNCQSEDFDMTVCQSPSGSSRRYDYIHYENGRYLGESKKCERGTTNKVEIWHRWIVQNCRYCFCLCDEQGPKSDRYFNLREAIADVEENKVVTGLRFVKKNRVFHLQIQQANLMPHGVVDIKTVEWKPVDEYEITDANIVSGLDYHALNYSSRSIDLDNIMNPKDNSSVVTGIRFRVLGSHLNLMAQLTKFDFKTGRLLQPKVNSIWQSNDGKKREKINLDNLDVPTRTNDKSLPLSEHNQYLDFVNSGMDQDVAQTTLPFIDIQDVVSEPPAPLAGIGIYYKSNSGYGGFVAPKIITYNLAPQPQMSEIS; the protein is encoded by the coding sequence ATGAACGAAAGTAGAATTCCCTTGGACAAGGCTACACTAAACGACCTACTGAAGCCCTTCAAGGAGTTCGGCATTGAAATTGATGAGATAGATGCACACTCTCAATACGGGACAAAAGCTCTTTATTCACTTAAAAACCATATTGAAGatgtcaaatataaaaattttgtaaagatTATTGACGacatattaaaagaaataagagCGATTTCAGTCCCGTATGAGCAAGGATTTCGTTCTGAGTTGCTAAATGGCGATAACTATGAGATTGAAACGCTCGCAAATTTTGCCGATTGGGCACTTAGCTTTAAGTCTGATTCACCTAGTATGACATTGCATACGTTGAGTTATGACTTGGATGGTAAATCTGGTGTTTTTTACGTAGTAAAGACTTTTAAGATTCTAGCGCAAGGCTATGAGATGTTCAACGAAATGTGTAGATCAAAACAATCGacacaacaatttttgaaCACAGTGTACACGGATGTTGCACTCACTCAACTGAAGGGCCACATCATGATGGAGTCTGTGGAAGTTATTCTTCGACTCAATAGCGGAGATGAATTAACGAACTTTAGAAACCGAACTCGtgaaaaatttcgaaattacaCTACAGATGTTTACAATTCGCTTATGGAGGCGATGGAGGCAATGGAAGGTCAGAATCGAAGTGTCTGGCGTTGTGATCCCGATGAACACATCCCTAAGGTCACCTACGATGAGGTCACACGATTACTCCAAGGCTATATTGAGAACAAAGTGGATCTAGATACCGACGGGTCATGCCGTAAGACCTGTGGCTATTATCAAAATGCACGCAGCCAGGGTTGCTTCAAGAGTTATGCCAAGTTTTGTGGACAACAGCCCAAGTGTTCGGGTAATGTCTACAATTGTCAGTCCGAGGATTTCGATATGACGGTGTGTCAGTCTCCAAGCGGAAGCAGTCGTCGCTACGATTACATTCATTATGAGAATGGAAGATATCTGGGAGAGAGCAAGAAATGTGAGAGAGGCACAACGAATAAAGTGGAAATCTGGCACCGTTGGATTGTCCAGAATTGCAGATACTGTTTCTGCCTCTGTGACGAGCAGGGTCCAAAATCTGATCGATACTTCAATCTACGAGAGGCCATTGCTGATGTCGAGGAGAATAAGGTGGTGACTGGACTGAGGTTTGTGAAGAAAAATCGTGTATTCCATTTACAGATACAGCAGGCAAATCTTATGCCCCACGGCGTCGTCGATATTAAGACAGTCGAGTGGAAACCCGTTGATGAATACGAGATAACGGATGCAAACATTGTCAGTGGACTGGATTATCATGCATTAAACTATTCCAGTCGCTCAATAGATCTGGATAATATTATGAACCCAAAGGACAATAGTTCTGTGGTAACCGGAATACGTTTCCGTGTCTTGGGATCACACCTGAATCTTATGGCACAATTAACTAAATTCGATTTCAAAACTGGAAGGCTTCTACAACCAAAAGTCAACAGCATCTGGCAATCAAACGATGgcaaaaaaagggaaaaaatcAATCTAGATAATCTGGATGTGCCGACACGTACAAATGACAAATCTTTACCACTATCCGAGCATAACCAATATCTGGATTTTGTCAATTCTGGAATGGATCAGGATGTGGCGCAAACTACTCTACCATTTATCGATATACAGGATGTTGTATCCGAACCACCAGCACCGTTAGCCGGCATTGGCATCTACTATAAGTCAAATTCTGGCTATGGCGGCTTTGTTGCACCAAAAATTATCACATACAACTTGGCACCTCAGCCTCAGATGTCAGAGatcagttaa